From the Centropristis striata isolate RG_2023a ecotype Rhode Island chromosome 5, C.striata_1.0, whole genome shotgun sequence genome, the window AAAAGAAGCAGTGTCACTCGAACTGGATTTTGCCTGATTTTGTTTCTTCAGGTACTTAAATTTTCATTCAGGCACAATTAATTGTTGCAGGGAAATTCTCACATACAACTAACCGACATAAACTTTAAGATGTAGCATTGTGGGAATGTATTGTTTGCTATCTAGAATAGCTTAATAATACTGTGGTTGAATGAATCCTTTAATAGTAGGAGCATAATCCCCAACCTGGACATAATAACAGCTCCCTGGAGGTGAATATATTGAGAATGACTTGTACTGCATGGAGTGAGCCAGTGTCTCTTACTATcctaatgaaaacacaaaactcagtgtctcagaaaattagaatattgtggaaaaagttcaattttGGAGTCCACagttggtaatttgtgtctctttttgggtcatttttgcatctatttttggtcattttatgtattttctttgttataTTATGTCTcttggtaattgtatgtctttttttggtaatttttgtgtctttctggtcatttttgtgtctttttttcagtgtctcTTACTATCCCTCAGAGAGAGCATAAGAGGCCAAATAAGGACTGGTCTGTTTCTTCACTCCATAATGAATATGCTCATTAGCTAATTTcctgtttggtttcactttcTCTGAAATGACAGAATACATAGCTGAGAAGGTCTGTTGTGTCTGTGGTCGTCATTCAATTGCACTAAATGAGGCAACACAAGTGTACATAAACACAGCATTGTGGGTTCATGCAACTCAGAACACATCTGGGGAAGGTATTAGTATATTTGATATATTGGAGCAGAAATGATTCCTTTCAGGGTGTTCCCCACATCAGTGAAGCACATGCTGTCATAGTCTCATAGCGAGATTACTTTAGCTGTGGAAGACTGTAATGTTGTAGAGATAATTGAAAACTTACATAAGTGTATTTTTATCTGTAAATCTGCCATGATCTTAACATGTTTTTCCtcgtatatttttttttccttttcttctccaTAGATGAGCGTTTCCCGTCTGATGCCACAGTTGAGTTTGTCTTCTCCTCTGGACCTGAGAAAATCAAAGGTTGGTTCCCTTTACTTGAAATTCtagtaattgagtgtgcttgaaaaagaacaatttataGTAATGAAGgcacaacgaagcttcatgaagcaatTGCATTAtcttttgaccccactagatggcagtcttggcttaaaaaaagggcTTGAGTAGTGGTGATTGAATGTGTTTTCAGAACTTCATTGAACAAAAAGCACCATCTCTTGGGCTcagtaaataaagcaaatgcttcacaaagCTTTGTTGTCATAACACTACTATATATTATTCACCGGGCTTTTTACTAATTTTATTACTCTTCCGTTTGTTCCGTGTTTtctttcggtcgactactcctcccagagttttggtcgcacatacactaaaaaggtatcaaatcgaccggctcggccatgacaagtatGCTATGACTCTTCTAAGGGTTTCTaacagtttttaaattatttggcaaaaacgCCAAAAAAATCACCCCAATGTTACCTTATGGAGAGGcaagagtggatgacatcatagctagagggaggagggaaagaaaaatttgttgaaaaattaatttggaaactgcgcttgaggccgcagatgccactctacagaaataatttatacatagaaacttaggaaaattggtcttctcACTGACATTGGTCTGCTAAatctgtcagagttatagtttgggcataaagttcaaattgtaatctaatgtatgggtgagagtcatgggccagagtcaagcacactcaaaatttctttaggaagcTCTAGTTGAGTTCATCATTGTCAaatgggaaaaagaaaaaaatctgtaaatgcTGGGCTGTCCCTCTGCAAATAAACTGGGCAATAAAGCTTTCAAAAACCAAAAATACTCAATAAATGCAAATTAACCTATATTTCCCTTCCTCAGGCCGTGAGTACCAGAAGAACGACCCAGCTGTCACAGTCGACTACAACACTGCTGATCCAGTGGTCCGCTGGGACTCCTATGAGAACTTTAACCAGCGATACCAGGACAGCCTGGAGGGTAACACACTAACACTTCTCTTCATATATAGGGTTAATTACAACAAGATGGTAGAAGAAGAGTCtgacagacatgcccactttttGCTAatgcaatgcattttttttttcaaaaaccatgccgtttttctcatgcagtatgGATGTGGTATTTTCCCCTGTTgtattgaatatttctgcatactggagtCCCTGAACAGTATTTGAATTGCATACATTTGGTTTGGCTTGTGGATTCAATAAGAAACTTGACCTCACGgtataaaaataacttttgtgACCTCTAGGCAGGAGCAGGAGcggcctcatgaaactttacaaccacaaactagagacttagagcattcagaggacatATGGCTCAGCAGTTAAGAGAAACTGTTTGATAGCAAATCAAAGCATTGATTTTAAATGGTCTTCCTCAAGTTCTTGGTGTCTTCGTGTGGTATTTTGAAGGTATTTTTGTCCATTCTCGAGGTGTAAAACTCAATGAATACAGTTTGAAAGCTGatcttatttctgtttttttcttttagatatTGCCCACACCAGAGGTCCTCTAGATGGCAGTCTTTATGCTCAGATAAAGAAGCGCAGAGGTCCCGGCTCTGGTTCCCTCACCTCAACCAATGGCAGCAGCCCAGGGGCAGGCCTTGTAGAAGATAGGCCGGATCATCACATCATTCAAGGTTCTGACTCCGCCCTGTCAGCCCATTCTGGCCATTCTGCCCATTTAAACCAATCATCTACCAATCCTGAGCGCCAGGAGGAAGCCATTCGCCCAATGCCCCCAaccagacaggagagagaggagcttgaACGTCTTCTTGGAGGTATAGAGGGAAACCGGGATGGAGAGCGAGAGACCGCCATCTTGGACGATGGAGATTCTTTGCCCTCCGAGAGGACCGGGACACTGAGGCTGAGTCGCTCCTGTTCCTGCCGGGATGGTTACCGGTCCCAGCGTTGTGCCGAGCCTGGCTGTGACCGCACCCTCCTCATGCCCAATGGTTACTGCCTGGACCGGGCCCCAGGCACCAACGGGCACCATGGGGCGACCCCTTCTGCCAGCCCCAACCCAGCTGCTCCTCCGTCACACATGGATCTGTGCCAGCACTACACCCCCCACTCCCACCAGTCCCTTCCACCTCCAGATCTGGTTTGGGACCGCCAGAGTGGCCCTCCGCACTACCTGCACCGCTCCTGCTCCGAGGCTCCCACACCTCGACATATCTGCCCATACCCATCACCAGACCTCACCCCTCACCCTCACAACCACCCACATCACCACCCTCTGTCTGCCCCGCCTCGCCTCTGCTGTAGAGAAGACGACTACGGTCCCTATCATCACCCTCCTCCACCTCACAGCCACCACCATCCCCACCCACACCACCCCAAACCCTCCACCAGCCCCACCTACCATGATATAATGCTGATGGATGGTCTGCCGCCCCCTGGCTGCCCCTGCAGAGACTGCAGCATCAGGAGAGAAGACTCGGCGGCCTATCACAGCCTGAGGCTGGACCAAGGTGATGGTTTCCACTGGGATAGAGAGGCGGAGCTTCAGCAGAGGGAGGTGGGGCTTAGGAGAAGCAGGGAGGCAGAGTTACCCAGAGGGTCGGAGCTCCACTGGGAGAGGGATCCTGGGTTGAGACGAGGCAGAGAGTTGTCCCTCCActgggagagagacagggaggttGAGCTGCAGTGGGAGAGGGACCGAGAGGCTGAATATTGGCACAGGAGGGCCACCGTAGCCTCCTATGGCCCACAGGGTCACGATCTCCCAGCCTTCACATTCGACCCCTTGCCATCGGGTCACCCAGCTTACCCAGAGGCCTCAAGGTCCCATGCTCATTCCCACCTGGACCTGaagtacagcagcagcagcagcggttaCCAGACGCCCCGCCAGGCGTGCCCCTGCTCGCCTTACCAGCCCTCGCCATCTGAAAGCAGAGGCTACGCCTCTGGCTACCAGTCCGAGTCCACGTCCCCGCTGCCCCCGGCTTCCTCCATGACAGGGCCCTGCAGCCATAGCAACGGCCCAGTGGAGCATAACCAcaaccaccaccatcaccatccAGACTCTCAGCAGTCATACGGCTCTGACTCACACACTGGTGAGTCACGTTAAAACAGAGACATGTGTTTCCCCTCAGCAACTTGTATGAATTATCCATAATCAGCAACAGCATGCACCAAATTATTTATGCTTAACTAGACGGATGCCTTCCACAATACTCACAAATTGTCACGTCTTGCCACCATTTCTTGATGTTTTTATGACTTGACGGCAAAAAAGCAAACATTGAATTTTAAGTAAACATTGGCAGCAAAGGATATACTTTGACCAGCTGATATTTCTTAACTGAGCTTATGTTTAACTAAATGTTTATTTCCTTTTCAGATGGCCTTCGGAGCTCTGGTGAAAGTGTTGCCTGGAGGGATCACATTACACATGGTTCCTTTAAGAGGGTCCACAGAGACGCCCATGCTGCATGCTCCACGCCATCTGACATGTCTGGACCGTCCACTCCTGTCCACACCAGCAGCCCCCTGCGTACACAGGAGAGGTATTCCACtcttaaaatacaatatatctAATATAATGGTTAGGGGTTAGGCTGAGGTTGATGGTCGACGGTTGTGTGCGTATATCCCTCtgtggtacgcattatgatgccagttaggaaaaaaatgtttggagtgtttgtcttaaaataaaatctttgtcctaaataaacataatctgaagaaatgatataatttttttatttttggaagttattggggtttgttgtccagaggcaacattgtaccatatcggtgcacaagtgaaaaataaagttttttttaatttttacataatttatttaataaacatgtgtaaaagattcagtagcttcaacagggtacaatacataacattttaaatttaataacgttataaaaggaacatttttaaccggtttcttgtatGAATTTTGCATGTAGGCatcattgaaccaacgacccattgaaattaatgtcttgaacagtgtatgaaattatcaaaaaagaaggtttactcacctatcagtaggaatatttttttttccagatggaaaaaagccagaaaatgacattttgagtgattttttgtggtgcaaaaatggcaaagctgtttcctttgtaaaaggctgcaaaatatcaatatggcctcctggaggtcatgtgacaaattaaagcattgctattggttccctatactcctccctcttttttaaagtattgcatcactcaaaaacattttgaaattttgaaaaatgggtatgttgcctgagggcaacaccgtaccatagagggaaATATATTAGtcaaatcaagtcaagtcaaagtttattcaaaagcaacctcagttgaccaaagtgctgtacagttattaaaatacaataaaattatacacaaatatagtaataaatatgaaaaattgTTGGATTTATCTCAAGAAGAAGTTAAAGAAAAAGTTGAGTGAAATGAATGAAGgatgtttccaaagtcaatgagtaattttgtttttggccataatcatgctgccctatatatatatatatatatatatatatacatatatatatatatatatatatatatatatgtatatatatatatatatatatatatatatatatattcaataagTTAGTATAGTATTGATAAACTTTTCTCTTTGACACAAGCCAGTCTGTGCCAGTAACACTCATGTTTGTCCATTTCAGTCCCAGTCCAGGAGGCAGAGAGTACGAGATCCGGACCACAGACATCCTCAGCAGTGACTACGAGGCTTCGCAGccccaggaccaggaccaggaccaggaccaggaccagcaCTACCGTGTTGATGTGATTGCCCAGGAATCCCTGGAAAGCCAAAGAAGCAGCACAGAGCCTCCATCTGTGCCACAAACAGCCAGACATACGCATTCACATGCAACCACACCTGTACAAACAGAAGCCCACAACCACTGCACTGCTCCACCAGCCCTGCCCCCCCCGGCCCCCCAACAGCAGCACTGTAGCCCACATACACCGTCAGCTCCCACAACGCAGAACGCTTCTTTTGACTCTGCAACACCAGCCACATCAAACCAGGGATTCTGCCAGGCTCCTTCCTCCCCCATCAGAGCTGCTCCAGAAACCCCCCACCAGCCCGGCCTTGTCCCCCTCCAGACCCCCCACCAGCCCGGCCCTGTCCCCCTCCAGACCCCCCACCATTCAGAGGCTGCTGCTCTGCCGTCCATTGTGGCACCAGCACTGCCCCAGCCTCAGAGCCAGAGCCAAACCCAAGCTGCCGGGATTACAACCCCATCTTCTCCAACCAGGGGAGCTAACCCAGAAACCACCAAACCCACCCCCAGCCCCAACACCACCTCCGCCCCAGCATCCCCCTCCCCAGCTTCACCGTTATCCCCCCAGCCGGCCTCCAGCAGCATGGAGGGCTCCCCGGTCTCTGATACCCCAGTTCCTGGCTTTGCCACTTTGGGTAGGAGGTTGATGTTGGGGGGCGGGTCTGACCCCAATCATCCAAACCACATCCAGCAGCACGgagccccccaccaccaccactacccAGGAAACATGGAGCACACTTCTGCTCCAGACGCTAACAAGAGGCCCTGCTACTCCGCTCACACTCCTCAGCTCCACCCATCCTCCTACTCCAACTACTCCACCATCTCCATCCCCCTCCCTCACCCCCAGCCGCCGCTGCCGGAGAAGCGCCACCCGCCGGTGCAGCCAGGGTCACCCAACGATGGGTTGGGGGCTCTGAGAGCAGCAGTGGGCCATGTGCCCGCCTCCAACGCCAGCCCCGCCCAACATCAGCACCATGTCACCTTCTCTCCCACCGTGGGGGAAATTGCACCACCAGCAGGCAAAAATGACGAAGTGGCATCTGTGGAGGCTGAGAATGGGACGCGGGTCAGTGTGAAGTTTGTCCAGGACAGTTCAAGGTTCTGGTATAAACCTGGCATCTCCAGAGAGCAAGGTATGTTTTAAATccctttgatgttttttttccccgcctaattttaatgaaaattatTGTTCGCTGTGATCAAACATAATGTCAGTACATACAGGTTGCTCTCAGTAgataagaatatcatagaaaagtttatttttgtcagtaattcaattgacctaaatcagtagttctcaacctttttgagtcgcgacccccaatttaacatgcatgttgtccgcgacccccgctcactgaacagaatctcacacgcacagttcacccaaaaaagaaacaaaatgaccaaaaaaagacacaaaatgactaaaaaagacacaaaattaccaaaaaaaaagacattaaatgaccaaaaacacattaacacatgaacactttaacacagtggagacagaactgacgtccaaaatgatttggtgacccccagaaatcatctcgcgaccccaattggggtcgtaaccccaaggttgagaatagctgacctAAATAACCCatggtgtaacaaacactttaaatgttctataatctcccatatatagctttatgcttcaccttaactcattaagtaGGGTgccctttattgcatttatccCTATTagagtttatttgtttttatttattatgaatttattatatttttgttacttaaaaacaagtcTGAAAAAGGcgttgttgttaaacagcacatttaatatcataattttgataaatgttgttgagatgcagagaaaaaggcaaatttgagtttctgtaagcagaaaaggtgtcacgtttatttatattaaaataagaaatattataaaaaataaataccataaaccacatatatgtcacatcacagatctttgacatttagggatagtatttttttttttaaatcataaatgtgttctatgtggttcacttggtctgtggtatatcccgcATAATTTTCTTTCagggataaataggtctgggttattatgtgaaaataacacattatatagatttgaggtacttgtactttactggagtatttccgttttatgtaactttatacttctacttaactacatttttaggcagatattgtactttttactccactacatttagctcacagctttagttacttacaGTCCAGATTTAACAATGAGTCctatctttactaaattaaaatgctgcttacataaatgcatgaatacatacatataatctaataatatatttaaaatatataataataataataataataataataataataataataataatgcccccgtgacccggccccggataagcggaagaaaatggatggatggatggatggatggatgaatatatT encodes:
- the tns2a gene encoding tensin-2 isoform X2 — translated: MGCVLSSDWCGEEEVQPVAVVRSSSVKRRSLERSESSRMRLTKGVKGEPHVFKEKTFKKKRQCSVCRQNIDNIGSFCRVCKTAAHRKCEAKVTSACIPAPSNDLRRGTAPSRHIQHLGSTKSLTYAKQRNTLPRSFSVDRVMERVMERHYDFDLTYITERIISVFFPPKLEEQRYRVNLKEVAAMLKSKHQDKFLLLNLSERRHDITRLNTKVHDFGWPDLHAPPLDKICAICKAMETWLTSDPQHVVVLHCKGNKGKTGVIIAAYMHYSKISAGADQALSTLAMRKFCEDKVSSSLQPSQNRYIYYFGGLLSGAIKMNSSPLFLHQVLIPSLPNFQGEGGYYPFLKIYQSMQLVYTSGIYDLQGTGGRRLCVTIEPALLLKGDIMVKCYHRRAQSADRDTVFRLQFHTCTIHGSQLWFGKGELDEACADERFPSDATVEFVFSSGPEKIKGREYQKNDPAVTVDYNTADPVVRWDSYENFNQRYQDSLEDIAHTRGPLDGSLYAQIKKRRGPGSGSLTSTNGSSPGAGLVEDRPDHHIIQGSDSALSAHSGHSAHLNQSSTNPERQEEAIRPMPPTRQEREELERLLGGIEGNRDGERETAILDDGDSLPSERTGTLRLSRSCSCRDGYRSQRCAEPGCDRTLLMPNGYCLDRAPGTNGHHGATPSASPNPAAPPSHMDLCQHYTPHSHQSLPPPDLVWDRQSGPPHYLHRSCSEAPTPRHICPYPSPDLTPHPHNHPHHHPLSAPPRLCCREDDYGPYHHPPPPHSHHHPHPHHPKPSTSPTYHDIMLMDGLPPPGCPCRDCSIRREDSAAYHSLRLDQGDGFHWDREAELQQREVGLRRSREAELPRGSELHWERDPGLRRGRELSLHWERDREVELQWERDREAEYWHRRATVASYGPQGHDLPAFTFDPLPSGHPAYPEASRSHAHSHLDLKYSSSSSGYQTPRQACPCSPYQPSPSESRGYASGYQSESTSPLPPASSMTGPCSHSNGPVEHNHNHHHHHPDSQQSYGSDSHTDGLRSSGESVAWRDHITHGSFKRVHRDAHAACSTPSDMSGPSTPVHTSSPLRTQESPSPGGREYEIRTTDILSSDYEASQPQDQDQDQDQDQHYRVDVIAQESLESQRSSTEPPSVPQTARHTHSHATTPVQTEAHNHCTAPPALPPPAPQQQHCSPHTPSAPTTQNASFDSATPATSNQGFCQAPSSPIRAAPETPHQPGLVPLQTPHQPGPVPLQTPHHSEAAALPSIVAPALPQPQSQSQTQAAGITTPSSPTRGANPETTKPTPSPNTTSAPASPSPASPLSPQPASSSMEGSPVSDTPVPGFATLGRRLMLGGGSDPNHPNHIQQHGAPHHHHYPGNMEHTSAPDANKRPCYSAHTPQLHPSSYSNYSTISIPLPHPQPPLPEKRHPPVQPGSPNDGLGALRAAVGHVPASNASPAQHQHHVTFSPTVGEIAPPAGKNDEVASVEAENGTRVSVKFVQDSSRFWYKPGISREQAIAALKEREPGTFLIRDSNSFQGAYGLALKVATPPVNVNNHSGKVSDPLEQLVRHFLIETGPRGVKIKGCQNEPYFGSLSALVYQHSITPISLPCALKIPEKDLIGEVPEVLPVNNISTAADLLKQGAACNVLYLNSVETESLTGPQAIAKATDASLGRSPRPAATVVQFKVTSQGITLTDSQRRVFFRRHYPVNSVTFSSIDPKDRRWTNSDNTNVKVFGFVAKKPGSLAENVCHLFAELDPEQPASAIVNFINKVMLSQRR